Below is a window of Microvirga mediterraneensis DNA.
GCGATCCGCATAGGCCCGGATCTCCACCGGGCGCCCGACAGCGCTGGCGGCGACCGAGTACTTGTTGGTGTCGAAGCGCACCAGACAGGTTCGGGAGACGGATGCCGGAACGGCGTGGAAGCCATCGAACGGTCCGGGATAGGACACCAGACTGGCTCGCTCCGCTTCGAAGACCTGCCAGATCGTCCGGTCGCGGTGCTCGGGATGAGCATGCGCCTTGGCATAGGCAATACACTGATCGAGTAACCAGGCATTCAGCTCGTCATAGCTCTTCACCCGCAGCCGTGGCGTGAAGAAGCGCTCACGCACGAGCCCGACCTGGTTCTCCACCTGACCCTTCTCCCAGCCGGAGGCTGGCGTGCAGGCGACCGGCTCGACCAGGTAATGCCCGCACATCTGGAGAAAGCGGCGGTTGTAGGCCCGCTCCTTGCCGATGAAGATGGCGTCCACCGCCGTCTTCATGTTGTCGTAGATGCCGCGCCGGCAGGCGCCCTTGAAGAACGCGAAGGCGCGGTCATGAGCGTCGAACACCATCTCCTGGCTCTCACGCGGATAAGCCCGCACGAACATCATGCGCGAGTGGCAGAGGCGGACATGGGCGACTTTGACGGTGGCCGGCATGCCATTGAGCAGGATGACTTCGTGGCTCCAGTCGAACTGGTAGGCCTCGCCCGGCGCAAAGCTCAGCGGCACAAAGACGGCGGTTGCAGAGGTGGACTGTTCCCGGCGCCAGCTCCTGGCATAGCGGCGCACGGCGTCATAGCCGCCCTCGTAGCCAAGCCCCCGTAGCTCCTCGAAGAGCCGGATCAGGGTCAGGCGCTCCCGAGCGGGCTTGGTATCATTGAGTGCCAGCAGGCGATCCAGATCCCCCCTCCAGGGGCCGATCCGCGGCAGAGGCTGGCGCTCGCGCTCGTAGCGGAACTCGGTGGCTCCCGAGCGCAGCACCTTGCGGACGGTGTTGCGCGCGATGTGGAGCTCGCGGGCGATCTGCTTGATCGTCTTGCCGCGCACGAAGAACTCGCGCCGGATCCGTGCAATCGTGTCCACGCCCTTCATCCCCTGCCACCCATCCTGATCCAGGACAGGCAGTTTGCTCGCGTGACAGCCGCAGGGGTCAAATTTAGATGCCGATCCCCCGTCTCAGAGGGTCAACATTGCACGCCGAAACACAAAACACGGCTCCTCGCACGAGCACCACGCTGAGATTGGGCGACATGGCCACATAGCGGATCCCGGCCGCCATGGCAGACCCGAGGCTTTCCGGCGGCAAGGCTCTGGGCGGTCGGGCAGGCTGCCACCGGGCCAGGACGGCAATCAGCCCGAGATAGCTGATCGCGTTGACCGCAAAGGCGGCGAAGGCGCCGATCGTTGCGACGATGAGGCCGCCGAGCGCTGGGCCGACGCTGCGGGCGATGTTGAAGCCCATGCTGTTGAAGGCAATCGCTGCCGGCAGATCGGAACGGGGCACCATCTCGCCCACCAGCGACTGCCAAGCGGGTCCGTTGAAGGCGGTGCCACAGCCGACCAGAAAGGTGAAGGCAAGCAGGAGCCAGGGCGTCACCACTCCAAAATAGGTGCACAAAGTCAGGGCGACCGACACCGCCAGCAGAAAGAGCTGGGAGGTGAGCATGAGCTTGCGCCGGTCCAGCTATGACGGAATTTAGGTGACGGGGCCGATCAGGCGGCGCTGTTTGTCGGCAGCGGGATGACCTCGCTGCCGTCCTGGAATCTGACACCAGCGATCACCTTCGGCAACTGGTTTTCACCCATCAGCCGGCGCCAGGTTTTCGCAGCCGCCATGATGAGTTTG
It encodes the following:
- the istA gene encoding IS21 family transposase, which translates into the protein MKGVDTIARIRREFFVRGKTIKQIARELHIARNTVRKVLRSGATEFRYERERQPLPRIGPWRGDLDRLLALNDTKPARERLTLIRLFEELRGLGYEGGYDAVRRYARSWRREQSTSATAVFVPLSFAPGEAYQFDWSHEVILLNGMPATVKVAHVRLCHSRMMFVRAYPRESQEMVFDAHDRAFAFFKGACRRGIYDNMKTAVDAIFIGKERAYNRRFLQMCGHYLVEPVACTPASGWEKGQVENQVGLVRERFFTPRLRVKSYDELNAWLLDQCIAYAKAHAHPEHRDRTIWQVFEAERASLVSYPGPFDGFHAVPASVSRTCLVRFDTNKYSVAASAVGRPVEIRAYADRIECRQDGRIVAQHVRCFGRDQTIFDPWHYVPVLARKPGALRNGAPFKDWVLPAALERVRRKLAGQHDGDRQMVSILAAVLSDGLPAVEAACAEALREGVWSADVILNILARRREPAPPLTITTPQALRLRHEPEADCARYDSIRRADLPAIEWTPG